Proteins encoded by one window of Agarivorans sp. Alg241-V36:
- a CDS encoding polysaccharide lyase family 7 protein, producing MKTLAISCAVAALVVSGANAATSSQATPAPSDYQKQLMAKLDPTKAPSENFEMKKWKINLPIPDLTEARKGKEMEITAAQLNYVNYPYVHPEWFYTNAETGAMVFAAPNTGPTTPNSKNTRSELRAMLDVKEAYQYKAPATNFAIESHNNSEAFGSVGGRLTAALTVDAVSKSGIDTKMGAHAVVIGQIHGSNNEPLKIYYRKMPNHTHGSVFWNYEINPENKKDRFDISHDVFGKHDLTKADANPEDGILLGELVSYDVNFIGTVMHLTFTSNIGEEDEKEVKFAVDLAKPYPGEEALDTSYAQDWMYFKAGAYNQCNQGTKNPIWGTGCTNKGIEAGDYTQVSFYKLVLDQ from the coding sequence ATGAAGACATTAGCGATTAGCTGTGCAGTGGCAGCATTGGTAGTAAGTGGGGCAAACGCTGCTACTTCAAGCCAAGCAACACCTGCGCCTAGCGATTACCAAAAACAATTGATGGCTAAGCTTGATCCTACTAAAGCGCCCAGCGAAAACTTCGAAATGAAAAAATGGAAGATCAACCTTCCAATTCCAGACCTTACTGAAGCCCGTAAAGGCAAAGAGATGGAGATTACAGCTGCCCAGCTTAACTACGTTAACTACCCTTACGTTCATCCAGAGTGGTTTTATACCAACGCTGAAACAGGTGCCATGGTATTTGCAGCGCCTAACACCGGCCCAACTACGCCTAACAGCAAAAATACCCGTAGCGAATTGCGCGCCATGTTAGACGTAAAAGAGGCATACCAGTACAAAGCGCCGGCCACTAACTTTGCCATTGAATCACACAACAACAGCGAAGCCTTTGGTTCGGTAGGCGGGCGTTTAACCGCAGCCCTTACGGTAGATGCCGTAAGTAAAAGTGGTATCGACACAAAAATGGGTGCTCACGCCGTGGTGATTGGCCAAATTCATGGCTCTAACAATGAACCACTAAAAATCTATTACCGCAAAATGCCTAACCATACTCATGGTAGCGTTTTTTGGAACTACGAAATAAACCCTGAAAACAAGAAAGATCGCTTCGATATCTCTCACGATGTATTTGGTAAGCACGACCTAACTAAAGCCGATGCTAATCCAGAAGATGGCATTTTATTGGGTGAATTAGTTAGCTACGACGTTAACTTCATTGGCACTGTTATGCACCTCACCTTTACCAGCAATATAGGTGAAGAAGATGAAAAAGAAGTGAAGTTTGCAGTGGATTTAGCCAAGCCTTACCCCGGTGAGGAAGCCCTAGATACCAGTTACGCCCAAGATTGGATGTACTTTAAAGCCGGCGCTTACAACCAATGTAACCAAGGCACTAAAAACCCAATTTGGGGTACAGGCTGTACCAACAAAGGTATAGAAGCAGGTGATTACACCCAGGTAAGTTTTTACAAGTTGGTATTAGACCAATAG
- a CDS encoding NIPSNAP family protein produces the protein MNVIELREYRIKPGKTRQWLIWMEQEILPYQQSKGVELVNSYTYSDDKGDEWFVWLRKFKDEQSRQAVYSQLYDQWWIDNVRPKVFELIDESSVKVRLLQPAFSDES, from the coding sequence ATGAATGTGATTGAGTTGCGCGAGTACAGAATTAAGCCCGGTAAAACCCGCCAATGGCTTATTTGGATGGAACAAGAAATACTTCCTTATCAACAATCTAAAGGTGTAGAGCTAGTAAATAGCTACACATATTCTGATGATAAGGGTGACGAGTGGTTTGTTTGGTTAAGAAAATTTAAAGATGAGCAAAGTCGCCAGGCAGTTTATAGCCAGCTCTACGATCAATGGTGGATTGATAATGTGCGGCCTAAAGTCTTCGAGCTAATTGATGAAAGCAGTGTAAAGGTTCGCCTACTGCAGCCTGCATTTAGTGATGAAAGCTAG
- a CDS encoding PEP-CTERM sorting domain-containing protein encodes MKLFPSLCCALVLTATVNTVHAVPFYLDLGGTNTAKADFFTTNIHATSALHNGNCTGGLCSPDENSSFTESGNGSATGLYRNPNTPLYNAGLNSSWAMTFDYSDLSGGFTNTGGVSFDQGGNIDINFATVLGYDQDSGEIIYGDSIKVAQLVVNSGSAVMGDVSLSGSLDYSWYDAAVDDALTEGFFTTDYGSLFELWENGDNLVWQLNFNITNNMNTPYIGDENEAIRDTILNGQLAIVSVSEPGTLALFGIGLIALGLRRQHKKL; translated from the coding sequence ATGAAACTATTCCCCTCACTGTGTTGTGCTTTGGTGCTTACAGCCACCGTTAACACTGTACATGCGGTGCCCTTCTACCTAGACCTAGGTGGAACAAATACTGCCAAGGCCGACTTTTTTACCACCAATATTCATGCTACTTCTGCGTTGCATAATGGTAACTGTACGGGAGGCTTGTGCAGCCCTGATGAAAACTCTAGCTTCACAGAGTCAGGCAACGGCAGCGCTACAGGTTTATACCGAAACCCAAATACCCCACTGTATAACGCAGGCTTAAATAGCAGCTGGGCGATGACCTTTGACTACAGCGATTTAAGCGGCGGCTTTACCAATACCGGTGGCGTTAGCTTCGATCAGGGTGGCAACATAGACATTAATTTCGCTACGGTTCTAGGCTATGACCAAGACAGCGGTGAGATCATTTATGGCGACAGCATTAAAGTAGCTCAGTTAGTTGTTAACTCAGGCAGCGCGGTAATGGGTGATGTATCGCTAAGCGGTTCTCTAGATTACAGCTGGTACGACGCCGCTGTTGACGATGCGCTAACTGAAGGTTTTTTCACTACCGACTATGGCAGCTTATTTGAGCTTTGGGAAAATGGTGACAACTTGGTGTGGCAGCTTAACTTTAACATTACCAACAATATGAATACCCCCTACATCGGTGATGAAAACGAAGCCATTCGCGACACCATTCTTAATGGTCAACTTGCCATTGTATCGGTCTCTGAGCCAGGAACCTTGGCTTTGTTTGGCATCGGCCTTATTGCGCTAGGTTTACGACGCCAACACAAAAAACTCTAA
- a CDS encoding cupin domain-containing protein, with amino-acid sequence MLNMNFDQALAINTEQMDWLASPSAGVLRKPLEREAKESGHVTSIVQYQPESFFPEHPHPQGEEIFVLEGVFSDELGDYPAGTYIRNPPGTKHSPFSKQGCVIFVKLNQFDARDLRSVRVNTKQTAWLPGIGGLEVMPLHEFEHEHVALVKWPAGEVFQPHRHFGGEEILVLSGEFKDEHGSYPKHTWLRSPHMSQHHPFVEQETIILVKTGHLPVES; translated from the coding sequence ATGTTAAATATGAATTTTGACCAAGCTTTGGCGATTAATACCGAACAAATGGATTGGCTGGCTAGCCCTTCGGCTGGGGTATTGCGTAAACCGCTCGAGCGAGAAGCTAAAGAATCTGGCCATGTAACCAGCATTGTGCAGTATCAACCAGAGTCGTTTTTCCCAGAGCATCCACACCCGCAAGGTGAAGAGATATTTGTATTAGAGGGCGTGTTTTCTGATGAGCTGGGCGATTACCCTGCGGGTACGTATATTCGTAACCCGCCGGGCACTAAACATAGCCCCTTTAGTAAACAAGGCTGCGTGATATTTGTAAAACTTAATCAGTTTGATGCTCGAGACCTTAGGTCGGTGAGAGTTAATACTAAACAAACTGCTTGGTTACCCGGCATAGGTGGCCTTGAGGTAATGCCCTTACATGAGTTTGAGCATGAGCATGTAGCTTTGGTTAAGTGGCCTGCAGGAGAGGTATTTCAGCCGCATCGGCATTTTGGCGGAGAAGAAATTTTAGTGCTGTCGGGAGAGTTTAAAGATGAACATGGTAGCTACCCAAAACATACTTGGCTGCGCAGCCCGCACATGAGTCAGCATCATCCCTTTGTTGAACAAGAAACGATTATTTTGGTGAAAACGGGTCACTTACCGGTAGAGAGTTAA